Proteins encoded in a region of the Lycium ferocissimum isolate CSIRO_LF1 unplaced genomic scaffold, AGI_CSIRO_Lferr_CH_V1 ctg1458, whole genome shotgun sequence genome:
- the LOC132042304 gene encoding uncharacterized protein LOC132042304 encodes MVQQSEARVREEKTTKQGETTYMTPISAIGAKDKQSGEKPNSNSSHTTEGSSHSETSTGADGIKIAQLQQADIDAEAAKWEHAIILYAMGATPSIGAVERFLASQWKFTNKPKVFLHNEGYFIIHFNDVDDCHAILYSGPHTLNNKPAIVKPWTPDFDFHSEVLTTIPLWVKLPNLPLSCWGIESLSRIGSTLSKPLYADECTSHIERVPNARLLIQVDITKELPNTTKVKDPKGQVFEQAVNYDWKPEFYQECLQLGHKCQPKQVPKQPVQRPPNPAQPAQPAKEMRRYNKQEWHNKGVIEIPKAGHETTTQQSDPQANDW; translated from the exons ATGGTACAGCAAAGCGAAGCTAGGGTTCGAGAAGAGAAGACCACCAAACAAGGGGAAACGACCTACATGACGCCAATCTCTGCGATTGGGGCAAAAGACAAACAAAGTGGGGAAAAGCCTAATAGCAATAGCTCGCACACAACTGAG GGTTCATCCCATTCAGAAACTAGCACTGGTGCAG ATGGGATTAAGATTGCTCAGCTCCAACAAGCTGATATCGATGCTGAGGCTGCTAAATGGGAACATGCTATTATCCTGTATGCAATGGGTGCTACACCTTCGATTGGGGCCGTTGAACGATTCCTAGCTTCACAATGGAAGTTCACTAACAAGCCTAAGGTGTTTCTACATAATGAGGGCTATTTTATTATTCATTTTAATGACGTGGATGATTGTCATGCTATACTGTACTCTGGGCCTCATACTTTGAATAATAAACCTGCTATTGTGAAGCCTTGGACCCCGGATTTTGATTTTCATTCAGAGGTTTTAACAACTATTCCATTATGGGTTAAGTTGCCTAATCTCCCTCTTAGTTGTTGGGGTATTGAATCACTGAGTAGAATTGGTAGCACTCTAAGTAAGCCTTTGTATGCAGATGAATGCACATCTCATATTGAAAGAGTACCCAATGCTAGATTGCTTATTCAAGTTGACATTACTAAGGAGTTGCCTAATACTACAAAGGTTAAAGACCCTAAGGGTCAGGTATTTGAGCAAGCTGTTAATTATGATTGGAAGCCAGAATTCTATCAAGAATGTCTTCAACTAGGTCATAAGTGTCAGCCAAAGCAGGTCCCTAAGCAACCAGTTCAACGGCCTCCCAACCCTGCTCAACCCGCTCAACCTGCTAAGGAGATGAGGAGATACAACAAACAGGAATGGCACAACAAAGGTGTGATTGAAATTCCAAAAGCTGGTCATGagacaacaacacaacaatctgATCCTCAAGCCAATGACTGGTAA
- the LOC132042307 gene encoding probable ethanolamine kinase produces MGAVKKIWNAMEVADGAPNTKFASTPLTVDHTLSIPHMKPQIVELCKDLFNRWSCLDDSHFSVETVSGGITNLLLKVSVREDDGKNESMTVRLYGPNTECVINRERELQAIQYLSAAGFGAKLLGVFGNGIVQSFIDARTLTPSDLRNPKLATEIAKQLRKFHQVEIPGSKEPQVWNDVLRFFMKASTLQFDDGEKKIKYETILFQEVHNEIIELKELTDRLNAPVVFAHNDLLSGNLMLNEDKGKLYFIDFEYGSYNYRGFDIGNHFNEYAGYDCDYSLYPSKDEQFHFFRHYLDSDQPNEVSDKDLDALYVESSSYMLASHLYWALWALIQAKMSPIDFDYISYFFMRYNEYKKQKENCFALAKSYLSKPELGERFI; encoded by the exons ATGGGAGCAGTAAAGAAGATCTGGAACGCCATGGAAGTAGCAGATGGAGCTCCCAACACCAAATTTGCATCTACGCCCCTCACCGTCGATCATACTCTCTCTATTCCCCACATGAAACCTCAAATCGT AGAACTGTGCAAGGACTTGTTTAACCGATGGTCATGTCTGGATGATTCTCACTTCTCTGTTGAGACGGTGTCTGGTGGCATCAcaaatttat TGCTAAAAGTATCTGTAAGAGAAGATGATGGAAAGAATGAAAGTATGACAGTTAGGTTATATGGTCCTAATACTGAATGTGTCATTAACCGTGAACGAGAACTGCAG GCAATTCAATACCTCTCAGCGGCTGGGTTTGGTGCCAAGTTGCTTGGAGTATTTGGGAATGGCATTGTTCAGTCATTTATTGATGCACGCACTTTAACACCCTCAG ACTTGAGAAACCCCAAGCTTGCTACTGAAATTGCAAAGCAACTTCGAAAGTTCCATCAGGTGGAAATTCCGGGCTCGAAAGAACCTCAAGTATGGAATGATGTGCTCAGGTTCTTCATGAAAG CATCAACTCTCCAATTTGATGATGGTGAGAAGAAGATAAAGTATGAGACAATTTTATTCCAGGAAGTTCATAATGAAATCATAGAACTCAAG GAATTGACGGACCGTCTTAATGCCCCGGTGGTGTTTGCGCACAATGACTTACTCTCTGGTAATCTGATGCTTAATGAGGATAAAG GAAAGCTGTATTTCATTGATTTTGAGTATGGATCTTACAATTATAGGGGTTTTGACATAGGGAATCACTTCAATGAATATGCTGGCTATGATTGTGATTACAGCTT ATATCCAAGTAAGGATGAGCAGTTTCATTTCTTCAGGCACTATTTGGATTCTGACCAACCGAATGAG GTATCTGACAAGGACCTTGATGCCTTATATGTCGAGAGCAGTAGTTACATGCTAGCTTCACATCTATACTGGGCTCTCTGGGCTTTGATCCAG GCGAAAATGTCACCTATCGATTTCGATTACATCAGTTATTTCTTCATGCGCTATAATGAGTACAAGAAGCAGAAGGAGAACTGTTTCGCTTTAGCAAAGTCATATCTCTCAAAACCCGAGCTAGGTGAAAGATTCATTTAG